The Rhinolophus ferrumequinum isolate MPI-CBG mRhiFer1 chromosome 4, mRhiFer1_v1.p, whole genome shotgun sequence genome has a window encoding:
- the TRMT9B gene encoding probable tRNA methyltransferase 9B isoform X1, with protein MLGKGGETRLKRMDHEAAQLEKQHVHDVYESTAPYFTDLQSKAWPRVRQFLQEQKPGSLIADIVIHHFSTKQRRIRAIKEMARVLVPGGQLMIYVWAMEQKNRHFEKQDVLVPWNRALCSRLLSESSQPGRKMPCGHPERSHPYHPPCSVCSCSVCFKGRCDSTQSHSVGYEPVMAGACCASIRKESEEENGFYNTLGKSFRSWFFSRSLDESTLRKQIERVRPLKNTEGWANSTISIQPARHSSLDLDHQEPFSTREQHLDEEVFVETPQKHLEWLKARATRKHLNGDHQGEIRRHGDGNFLDSTNTNESCVDRGNLEKGKASASKILRKVSAVDSMDSIPDDTIPVEEQQPDILDSRAFMRYYHVFREGELCGLLKENVSELHILSSGNDHGNWCIIAEKKEN; from the exons AtgctggggaagggtggggagacACGGCTGAAGAG GATGGATCATGAAGCTGCGCAGCTGGAGAAGCAGCACGTGCATGATGTGTATGAGAGCACCGCCCCTTACTTCACTGACCTGCAGAGCAAAGCTTGGCCTCGCGTCCGCCAGTTCCTCCAGGAGCAGAAACCAGGCAGTCTCATCGCTGATATAG TTATACATCATTTTTccacaaaacaaagaagaatcagagcaataaaagaaatggCCAGAGTCTTAGTTCCTGGAGGCCAGCTGATGATTTATGTTTGGGCTATGGAACAAAAGAACCGGCACTTTGAGAAACAAGATGTGCTTGTTCCATGGAACAGGGCCTTATGTTCCCGGCTCCTCTCAGAATCCAGCCAACCTGGGAGAAAGATGCCGTGTGGACATCCAGAAAGAAGCCATCCCTACCATCCCCCTTGCTCTGTGTGTAgctgttctgtttgttttaagGGGCGATGTGATTCCACACAGTCCCACAGCGTGGGCTATGAACCTGTTATGGCCGGTGCCTGCTGTGCAAGTATTCGTAAGGAAAGTGAGGAAGAGAAtggattctataatacattaggAAAATCTTTCCGTTCCTGGTTTTTCTCCCGATCTTTGGATGAATCAACTCTGAGGAAGCAAATTGAAAGAGTGAGACCCCTGAAAAACACTGAAGGCTGGGCCAATAGCACTATATCAATCCAGCCTGCCAGACATTCTAGTTTAGACTTAGATCACCAAGAGCCCTTTTCCACAAGAGAGCAACATTTAGATGAGGAAGTGTTTGTGGAAACTCCTCAAAAACATTTGGAGTGGCTAAAAGCACGAGCCACAAGGAAACATCTAAATGGAGACCATCAAGGGGAAATTAGAAGACATGGCGATGGGAATTTTCTGGATAGCACCAATACTAATGAGAGTTGTGTGGATAGAGGGAACTTAGAAAAGGGGAAGGCTTCTGCTAGTAAAATACTGAGAAAGGTTTCTGCAGTCGATTCCATGGATTCCATTCCAGATGATACAATTCCTGTTGAAGAACAACAGCCAGACATTTTGGATTCTAGAGCCTTTATGCGCTACTACCACGTGTTTCGAGAAGGTGAGCTCTGTGGCCTGCTGAAGGAGAATGTGTCAGAGCTCCATATTCTGAGCTCCGGGAATGATCATGGCAACTGGTGCATCattgcagagaaaaaggaaaactga
- the TRMT9B gene encoding probable tRNA methyltransferase 9B isoform X4, which yields MLGKGGETRLKRMDHEAAQLEKQHVHDVYESTAPYFTDLQSKAWPRVRQFLQEQKPGSLIADIGCGTGKYLKVNSQVHTLGCDYCGPLVEIARSRGGEVMVCDNLNLPFRDQGFDAIISIGVIHHFSTKQRRIRAIKEMARVLVPGGQLMIYVWAMEQKNRHFEKQDVLVPWNRALCSRLLSESSQPGRKMPCGHPERSHPYHPPCSVCSCSVCFKGRCDSTQSHSVGYEPVMAGACCASIRKESEEENGFYNTLGKSFRSWFFSRSLDESTLRKQIERVRPLKNTEGWANSTISIQPARHSSLDLDHQEPFSTREQHLDEEVFVETPQKHLEWLKARATRKHLNGDHQGEIRRHGDGNFLDSTNTNESCVDRGNLEKGKASASKILRKVSAVDSMDSIPDDTIPVEEQQPDILDSRAFMRYYHVFREGELCGLLKENVSELHILSSGNDHGNWCIIAEKKEN from the exons AtgctggggaagggtggggagacACGGCTGAAGAG GATGGATCATGAAGCTGCGCAGCTGGAGAAGCAGCACGTGCATGATGTGTATGAGAGCACCGCCCCTTACTTCACTGACCTGCAGAGCAAAGCTTGGCCTCGCGTCCGCCAGTTCCTCCAGGAGCAGAAACCAGGCAGTCTCATCGCTGATATAG GTTGTGGGACTGGAAAGTACCTTAAAGTGAACAGCCAGGTTCACACCCTGGGCTGTGACTACTGTGGGCCGTTGGTAGAGATTGCCCGGAGTAGAGGAGGTGAAGTCATGGTATGTGACAACCTTAATCTCCCCTTTAGGGATCAGGGCTTCGATGCCATCATCTCTATAGGAG TTATACATCATTTTTccacaaaacaaagaagaatcagagcaataaaagaaatggCCAGAGTCTTAGTTCCTGGAGGCCAGCTGATGATTTATGTTTGGGCTATGGAACAAAAGAACCGGCACTTTGAGAAACAAGATGTGCTTGTTCCATGGAACAGGGCCTTATGTTCCCGGCTCCTCTCAGAATCCAGCCAACCTGGGAGAAAGATGCCGTGTGGACATCCAGAAAGAAGCCATCCCTACCATCCCCCTTGCTCTGTGTGTAgctgttctgtttgttttaagGGGCGATGTGATTCCACACAGTCCCACAGCGTGGGCTATGAACCTGTTATGGCCGGTGCCTGCTGTGCAAGTATTCGTAAGGAAAGTGAGGAAGAGAAtggattctataatacattaggAAAATCTTTCCGTTCCTGGTTTTTCTCCCGATCTTTGGATGAATCAACTCTGAGGAAGCAAATTGAAAGAGTGAGACCCCTGAAAAACACTGAAGGCTGGGCCAATAGCACTATATCAATCCAGCCTGCCAGACATTCTAGTTTAGACTTAGATCACCAAGAGCCCTTTTCCACAAGAGAGCAACATTTAGATGAGGAAGTGTTTGTGGAAACTCCTCAAAAACATTTGGAGTGGCTAAAAGCACGAGCCACAAGGAAACATCTAAATGGAGACCATCAAGGGGAAATTAGAAGACATGGCGATGGGAATTTTCTGGATAGCACCAATACTAATGAGAGTTGTGTGGATAGAGGGAACTTAGAAAAGGGGAAGGCTTCTGCTAGTAAAATACTGAGAAAGGTTTCTGCAGTCGATTCCATGGATTCCATTCCAGATGATACAATTCCTGTTGAAGAACAACAGCCAGACATTTTGGATTCTAGAGCCTTTATGCGCTACTACCACGTGTTTCGAGAAGGTGAGCTCTGTGGCCTGCTGAAGGAGAATGTGTCAGAGCTCCATATTCTGAGCTCCGGGAATGATCATGGCAACTGGTGCATCattgcagagaaaaaggaaaactga
- the TRMT9B gene encoding probable tRNA methyltransferase 9B isoform X2, translated as MDHEAAQLEKQHVHDVYESTAPYFTDLQSKAWPRVRQFLQEQKPGSLIADIVIHHFSTKQRRIRAIKEMARVLVPGGQLMIYVWAMEQKNRHFEKQDVLVPWNRALCSRLLSESSQPGRKMPCGHPERSHPYHPPCSVCSCSVCFKGRCDSTQSHSVGYEPVMAGACCASIRKESEEENGFYNTLGKSFRSWFFSRSLDESTLRKQIERVRPLKNTEGWANSTISIQPARHSSLDLDHQEPFSTREQHLDEEVFVETPQKHLEWLKARATRKHLNGDHQGEIRRHGDGNFLDSTNTNESCVDRGNLEKGKASASKILRKVSAVDSMDSIPDDTIPVEEQQPDILDSRAFMRYYHVFREGELCGLLKENVSELHILSSGNDHGNWCIIAEKKEN; from the exons ATGGATCATGAAGCTGCGCAGCTGGAGAAGCAGCACGTGCATGATGTGTATGAGAGCACCGCCCCTTACTTCACTGACCTGCAGAGCAAAGCTTGGCCTCGCGTCCGCCAGTTCCTCCAGGAGCAGAAACCAGGCAGTCTCATCGCTGATATAG TTATACATCATTTTTccacaaaacaaagaagaatcagagcaataaaagaaatggCCAGAGTCTTAGTTCCTGGAGGCCAGCTGATGATTTATGTTTGGGCTATGGAACAAAAGAACCGGCACTTTGAGAAACAAGATGTGCTTGTTCCATGGAACAGGGCCTTATGTTCCCGGCTCCTCTCAGAATCCAGCCAACCTGGGAGAAAGATGCCGTGTGGACATCCAGAAAGAAGCCATCCCTACCATCCCCCTTGCTCTGTGTGTAgctgttctgtttgttttaagGGGCGATGTGATTCCACACAGTCCCACAGCGTGGGCTATGAACCTGTTATGGCCGGTGCCTGCTGTGCAAGTATTCGTAAGGAAAGTGAGGAAGAGAAtggattctataatacattaggAAAATCTTTCCGTTCCTGGTTTTTCTCCCGATCTTTGGATGAATCAACTCTGAGGAAGCAAATTGAAAGAGTGAGACCCCTGAAAAACACTGAAGGCTGGGCCAATAGCACTATATCAATCCAGCCTGCCAGACATTCTAGTTTAGACTTAGATCACCAAGAGCCCTTTTCCACAAGAGAGCAACATTTAGATGAGGAAGTGTTTGTGGAAACTCCTCAAAAACATTTGGAGTGGCTAAAAGCACGAGCCACAAGGAAACATCTAAATGGAGACCATCAAGGGGAAATTAGAAGACATGGCGATGGGAATTTTCTGGATAGCACCAATACTAATGAGAGTTGTGTGGATAGAGGGAACTTAGAAAAGGGGAAGGCTTCTGCTAGTAAAATACTGAGAAAGGTTTCTGCAGTCGATTCCATGGATTCCATTCCAGATGATACAATTCCTGTTGAAGAACAACAGCCAGACATTTTGGATTCTAGAGCCTTTATGCGCTACTACCACGTGTTTCGAGAAGGTGAGCTCTGTGGCCTGCTGAAGGAGAATGTGTCAGAGCTCCATATTCTGAGCTCCGGGAATGATCATGGCAACTGGTGCATCattgcagagaaaaaggaaaactga
- the TRMT9B gene encoding probable tRNA methyltransferase 9B isoform X3: MARVLVPGGQLMIYVWAMEQKNRHFEKQDVLVPWNRALCSRLLSESSQPGRKMPCGHPERSHPYHPPCSVCSCSVCFKGRCDSTQSHSVGYEPVMAGACCASIRKESEEENGFYNTLGKSFRSWFFSRSLDESTLRKQIERVRPLKNTEGWANSTISIQPARHSSLDLDHQEPFSTREQHLDEEVFVETPQKHLEWLKARATRKHLNGDHQGEIRRHGDGNFLDSTNTNESCVDRGNLEKGKASASKILRKVSAVDSMDSIPDDTIPVEEQQPDILDSRAFMRYYHVFREGELCGLLKENVSELHILSSGNDHGNWCIIAEKKEN, from the coding sequence atggCCAGAGTCTTAGTTCCTGGAGGCCAGCTGATGATTTATGTTTGGGCTATGGAACAAAAGAACCGGCACTTTGAGAAACAAGATGTGCTTGTTCCATGGAACAGGGCCTTATGTTCCCGGCTCCTCTCAGAATCCAGCCAACCTGGGAGAAAGATGCCGTGTGGACATCCAGAAAGAAGCCATCCCTACCATCCCCCTTGCTCTGTGTGTAgctgttctgtttgttttaagGGGCGATGTGATTCCACACAGTCCCACAGCGTGGGCTATGAACCTGTTATGGCCGGTGCCTGCTGTGCAAGTATTCGTAAGGAAAGTGAGGAAGAGAAtggattctataatacattaggAAAATCTTTCCGTTCCTGGTTTTTCTCCCGATCTTTGGATGAATCAACTCTGAGGAAGCAAATTGAAAGAGTGAGACCCCTGAAAAACACTGAAGGCTGGGCCAATAGCACTATATCAATCCAGCCTGCCAGACATTCTAGTTTAGACTTAGATCACCAAGAGCCCTTTTCCACAAGAGAGCAACATTTAGATGAGGAAGTGTTTGTGGAAACTCCTCAAAAACATTTGGAGTGGCTAAAAGCACGAGCCACAAGGAAACATCTAAATGGAGACCATCAAGGGGAAATTAGAAGACATGGCGATGGGAATTTTCTGGATAGCACCAATACTAATGAGAGTTGTGTGGATAGAGGGAACTTAGAAAAGGGGAAGGCTTCTGCTAGTAAAATACTGAGAAAGGTTTCTGCAGTCGATTCCATGGATTCCATTCCAGATGATACAATTCCTGTTGAAGAACAACAGCCAGACATTTTGGATTCTAGAGCCTTTATGCGCTACTACCACGTGTTTCGAGAAGGTGAGCTCTGTGGCCTGCTGAAGGAGAATGTGTCAGAGCTCCATATTCTGAGCTCCGGGAATGATCATGGCAACTGGTGCATCattgcagagaaaaaggaaaactga